The Planctomycetota bacterium genome segment AGGAAGCCGCAGCGTTGCTGAGAGAAGCCGGCTACGACGCTGTCACGGTGATCGACCAAGGCCTCGAAGGTGGCGCGGATGACCCTCTCGCTGAGATCTGCCGGGCAGAGGGCAGGGCACTCGTCACGCTC includes the following:
- a CDS encoding DUF5615 family PIN-like protein, with translation MPLAFKIDENLPQEAAALLREAGYDAVTVIDQGLEGGADDPLAEICRAEGRALVTL